Proteins encoded in a region of the Nocardia asteroides genome:
- a CDS encoding aminotransferase class III-fold pyridoxal phosphate-dependent enzyme: MNALWHGFADMGAVERDGAFVVARGEGAYIFDRAGNRYLDATAGLWFANVGHGRGEIADAVAAQLRTIAHYSNFGDITEPATQELAERLAGLAPVPGSKIFFTSGGSDSVDTAAKLARRYWHELGQPGKTIVVGRRMAYHGMHVAGTALAGIPGNREGYGELMPAARTVAWDDAKALLALVEDLGAERIAAFFCEPVIGAGGVFPPPQGYLAEVRRICRDHDILFVADEVVTGFGRIGGAWFASSRFALEPDLMTTAKGLTSGYLPMGAVFAAPHVAAPFFAGGVWWRHGYTYGGHAGAAAAALANLDIIEREGLLEAALRLESSLHEQLSVLAEHPRVAEVRSGLGAVAAVQLADPAEGLSLVKALRAQGISGRAAGQGAMQISPAFVMTDDQVTELVEGFIRALNEV; this comes from the coding sequence ATGAACGCGCTATGGCATGGCTTTGCCGACATGGGTGCCGTCGAGCGGGACGGTGCGTTCGTGGTCGCTCGCGGGGAGGGCGCCTACATCTTCGACCGAGCGGGCAATCGCTACCTGGACGCGACCGCCGGCCTGTGGTTCGCCAACGTGGGCCACGGGCGCGGCGAGATCGCCGACGCGGTGGCCGCCCAGCTGCGCACCATCGCGCACTACTCCAACTTCGGTGACATCACCGAGCCTGCCACCCAGGAACTCGCCGAGCGGCTCGCCGGGCTGGCCCCGGTGCCGGGCAGCAAGATCTTCTTCACCTCGGGCGGCTCCGACTCCGTCGACACCGCGGCCAAGCTCGCCCGCCGCTACTGGCACGAACTCGGGCAGCCGGGCAAGACGATCGTGGTCGGGCGGCGGATGGCGTATCACGGCATGCACGTGGCGGGCACCGCGCTGGCGGGCATCCCCGGCAACCGCGAAGGTTACGGCGAGCTGATGCCCGCGGCGCGGACCGTCGCGTGGGACGACGCGAAAGCCCTCCTCGCCCTGGTCGAGGACCTCGGCGCGGAGCGGATCGCCGCGTTCTTCTGCGAACCCGTCATCGGTGCGGGTGGAGTGTTCCCGCCGCCGCAGGGCTACCTCGCCGAGGTGCGCCGCATCTGCCGCGACCACGACATCCTCTTCGTCGCCGACGAAGTGGTGACCGGTTTCGGCCGCATCGGCGGAGCGTGGTTCGCCTCGTCGCGTTTCGCGCTGGAACCCGACCTGATGACCACCGCGAAGGGACTGACCTCCGGCTATCTCCCGATGGGCGCGGTCTTCGCCGCCCCGCACGTGGCGGCGCCGTTCTTCGCGGGCGGCGTCTGGTGGCGGCACGGCTATACCTACGGCGGTCACGCCGGCGCCGCGGCCGCCGCGTTGGCGAACCTCGACATCATCGAGCGCGAAGGCCTGCTCGAAGCCGCCCTGCGCCTGGAGTCCAGCCTGCATGAACAGCTGTCGGTGCTCGCCGAGCACCCGAGGGTCGCCGAGGTGCGCAGTGGGCTCGGTGCTGTCGCGGCTGTCCAGCTGGCCGACCCCGCCGAAGGGTTGTCGTTGGTGAAAGCCCTGCGTGCGCAAGGCATCTCGGGCCGCGCCGCGGGCCAAGGCGCCATGCAGATCTCCCCGGCGTTCGTCATGACCGACGATCAGGTCACCGAACTCGTCGAGGGATTCATCCGCGCGTTGAACGAGGTCTGA
- a CDS encoding HoxN/HupN/NixA family nickel/cobalt transporter, whose translation MASVVVALHVLGWSALLLVVVPGGYVVDGAVFGVGLGVTAYTLGMRHAFDADHIAAIDNTTRKLVADGRKPLSVGFWFSLGHSTIVFVLVALLAFGVKALAGNLRDDDSGLHRWTGVLGTGISGSFLLAIGLLNLVSLIGIWRVFRGMRRGTYDEAELRQKLNDRGALQRVIGPLTRAVRAPWQMYPVGLLFGLGFDTVTEVGLLVIAGGAAATDLPWYAILVLPVLFSAGMTLFDALDGAFMNYAYGWAFAGPLRTVYYNIVVTGLSVAVALLIGAQEMISLLTAELGIADGPLAWVGGLDLGAMGFLIVGLFVLTWAVAVAVWRFGRLEQRWSPGPVGERPC comes from the coding sequence ATGGCGTCGGTCGTCGTCGCGCTGCACGTCCTCGGGTGGTCGGCGCTGCTGCTGGTGGTGGTGCCCGGCGGGTACGTCGTGGACGGTGCGGTGTTCGGCGTCGGCCTCGGCGTCACCGCCTACACACTCGGCATGCGGCACGCGTTCGACGCCGACCACATCGCCGCGATCGACAACACCACCCGCAAGCTGGTCGCGGACGGGCGCAAGCCGCTGTCGGTCGGGTTCTGGTTCTCCCTCGGGCACTCCACCATCGTTTTCGTCCTCGTCGCGCTGCTGGCGTTCGGCGTCAAGGCGCTGGCCGGGAACCTGCGCGACGACGACTCCGGGCTGCACCGATGGACCGGTGTTCTCGGCACCGGCATCTCGGGGAGCTTCCTGCTCGCCATCGGCCTGTTGAATCTGGTCTCGCTGATCGGGATCTGGCGAGTGTTCCGCGGGATGCGTCGCGGGACATACGACGAGGCCGAGTTGCGGCAGAAGTTGAACGACCGGGGCGCCCTGCAGCGGGTGATCGGACCGCTTACCCGGGCGGTGCGCGCGCCGTGGCAGATGTACCCGGTCGGGCTGCTGTTCGGCCTCGGCTTCGACACCGTCACCGAGGTCGGCCTACTGGTGATCGCGGGCGGCGCGGCGGCGACCGACCTGCCGTGGTACGCGATTCTCGTCCTGCCCGTGCTGTTCTCGGCGGGGATGACGCTCTTCGACGCCCTCGACGGGGCGTTCATGAACTACGCCTACGGGTGGGCGTTCGCGGGGCCGTTGCGCACCGTCTACTACAACATCGTCGTCACGGGCCTGTCGGTCGCCGTTGCCCTGTTGATCGGAGCGCAGGAGATGATCTCGTTGCTGACCGCCGAACTCGGCATCGCCGACGGTCCGTTGGCATGGGTCGGCGGATTGGACCTCGGCGCCATGGGATTCCTCATCGTCGGGCTGTTCGTGCTCACCTGGGCGGTGGCGGTCGCGGTGTGGCGTTTCGGCCGGCTGGAGCAGCGGTGGTCGCCCGGGCCCGTCGGTGAAAGGCCCTGCTGA
- the hypE gene encoding hydrogenase expression/formation protein HypE — protein sequence MREDGAASPTIDMEGWVCPMPLRDSPNIVMGHGGGGAMSGELIEHLFLPAFGPAASADLADSAVVTLDGARLAFSTDSFVVKPIVFPGGTIGELAVNGTVNDLAMSGARPMVLSTAFILEEGTALADIARIAQAVGTAALAAEVRLVTGDTKVVDAGHGDGIYINTAGIGVVAPEVDIRPQRAAPGDVVLVSGDIGVHGVAVLSCREGLEFGTTVLSDTAPLHGLVAAMLATGADVHVLRDPTRGGVAASLNEIARAAKVGVSLDERQLPVPDGVRDACGLLGLDPMYVANEGKLLAFVPPEDADRVLAAMREHPLGAQAAAIGRCVAEHPGMVVARTALGGTRVVDLPAGEQLPRIC from the coding sequence ATGCGTGAGGACGGCGCCGCCTCCCCGACGATCGATATGGAGGGCTGGGTCTGCCCGATGCCGCTGCGGGATTCGCCGAATATCGTGATGGGTCACGGCGGCGGCGGCGCGATGTCCGGCGAGCTCATCGAGCATCTGTTCCTGCCCGCGTTCGGCCCGGCCGCGAGCGCGGACCTGGCCGACTCCGCGGTGGTCACGCTCGATGGCGCGCGACTGGCATTCTCTACCGATTCGTTCGTCGTAAAGCCGATAGTGTTCCCCGGCGGCACGATCGGTGAGCTCGCGGTCAACGGCACGGTGAACGATCTGGCCATGTCCGGTGCGCGTCCGATGGTGCTGTCCACCGCGTTCATCCTCGAGGAGGGCACCGCGCTGGCCGACATCGCGCGCATCGCGCAGGCGGTCGGCACCGCCGCGCTGGCGGCGGAAGTCCGGCTGGTCACCGGGGACACCAAGGTCGTCGACGCCGGGCACGGCGACGGTATCTACATCAACACCGCCGGAATCGGTGTGGTGGCCCCCGAGGTGGACATCCGGCCGCAACGGGCGGCACCGGGCGACGTCGTGCTGGTCAGCGGCGACATCGGCGTGCACGGTGTGGCGGTGCTCAGTTGCCGCGAGGGACTGGAGTTCGGCACCACCGTGCTCAGCGACACCGCGCCGCTGCACGGATTGGTCGCGGCGATGCTGGCGACCGGCGCGGACGTGCACGTGTTGCGCGATCCCACCCGCGGCGGCGTCGCGGCCTCGCTCAACGAGATCGCGCGCGCCGCGAAGGTCGGTGTGTCGCTGGACGAGCGCCAGCTCCCGGTGCCCGACGGCGTGCGCGACGCGTGCGGCCTGCTCGGGCTGGACCCCATGTACGTGGCCAACGAGGGCAAGTTGCTGGCGTTCGTCCCGCCGGAGGACGCCGACCGCGTGCTGGCGGCGATGCGGGAGCACCCGCTGGGCGCGCAGGCCGCGGCGATCGGCCGATGCGTCGCCGAACATCCCGGCATGGTGGTGGCTCGCACGGCGCTCGGCGGAACGCGCGTGGTGGATCTGCCCGCGGGTGAGCAACTGCCGCGAATCTGCTGA
- the lexA gene encoding transcriptional repressor LexA, with protein sequence MRQTDDTGDATESGADAAGSGADLTVRQRRVLEVIRTSVSERGYPPSIREIGDAVGLTSTSSVAHQLRALERKGYLRRDPNRPRAVDVRGLDEVVRSVTSLPVAAVDDGDVTVDVERPVPTFVPVLGRIAAGGPILAEQAVEDVFPLPRELVGDGSLFLLKVVGQSMIDAAICDGDWVVVRQQNVADNGDIVAAMIDGEATVKTFKRTGRDVWLMPHNPVFEPIPGNDAQILGKVVTVIRKI encoded by the coding sequence GTGAGGCAGACGGACGACACGGGAGACGCGACCGAAAGCGGCGCCGACGCGGCGGGTAGCGGGGCGGATCTCACCGTGCGTCAACGCAGAGTGCTGGAGGTGATCCGCACCTCGGTGAGCGAGCGCGGCTACCCGCCGAGCATCCGGGAGATCGGCGACGCCGTCGGCCTCACGTCCACCTCGTCGGTCGCCCATCAGCTGCGCGCCCTGGAGCGCAAGGGCTATCTGCGCCGCGACCCGAACCGGCCCCGCGCCGTCGACGTCCGTGGTCTGGACGAGGTGGTGCGGTCGGTGACCAGCCTGCCGGTCGCGGCCGTGGACGACGGCGATGTCACCGTGGACGTCGAACGGCCCGTTCCCACGTTCGTCCCCGTGCTCGGCCGCATCGCCGCCGGTGGCCCGATCCTGGCCGAACAAGCGGTCGAGGACGTGTTCCCGCTGCCACGCGAACTGGTCGGCGACGGTTCCCTGTTCCTGCTGAAGGTCGTCGGCCAATCGATGATCGACGCGGCGATCTGCGACGGCGACTGGGTGGTCGTGCGGCAGCAGAACGTCGCCGACAACGGCGACATCGTCGCGGCGATGATCGATGGCGAGGCCACGGTGAAGACCTTCAAACGCACCGGCCGAGACGTCTGGCTGATGCCGCACAACCCGGTCTTCGAGCCGATCCCCGGCAACGACGCCCAGATCCTGGGCAAGGTCGTCACCGTCATCCGCAAGATCTGA
- the nrdR gene encoding transcriptional regulator NrdR encodes MHCPYCRHPDSRVVDSREADEGAAIRRRRACPQCGRRFTTVETAILSVVKRSGVTEPFSREKVIRGVRRACQGREVDDDALNLLAQQVEDAVRAKGSPEVPSHEVGLAILGPLRDLDEVAYLRFASVYRSFTSAEDFEREIREMRRARAEALSAAD; translated from the coding sequence ATGCATTGCCCGTACTGCCGACACCCCGACTCGCGGGTGGTGGACTCGCGCGAGGCCGACGAAGGCGCGGCCATCCGCCGTCGCCGCGCGTGCCCGCAGTGTGGGCGGCGATTCACCACGGTGGAGACCGCCATCCTGTCGGTGGTCAAGCGTAGCGGCGTCACCGAGCCGTTCAGTCGCGAGAAGGTCATCCGTGGTGTGCGCCGGGCATGCCAAGGTCGTGAAGTCGACGACGACGCGCTGAACCTGCTCGCGCAGCAGGTGGAAGACGCGGTGCGCGCCAAGGGATCTCCGGAGGTGCCCAGCCACGAGGTGGGCTTGGCCATCCTCGGCCCCCTGCGCGACCTGGACGAGGTGGCCTACCTGCGGTTCGCCTCGGTGTACCGGTCGTTCACCTCGGCCGAGGACTTCGAACGCGAGATCCGCGAGATGCGCCGAGCGCGCGCCGAGGCCTTGTCGGCCGCCGACTGA
- a CDS encoding DUF6390 family protein, with translation MFARYAYAPNRLGYCGPPDAAALRDGSEDQVRAVARRFTGAWPYLRVMARMTGIADPLDRRLVESYWLGGGVGAELDAGEFTAELLALLGPVAGGYWTYLTPELAEEAAANHCFHVFGVYPWSRLLRHGNDHPLRVLDSCRITWGTVLDRTGAQVVLRYRELDWDGERLALSAETSRAVPIHVDGYAAVPDVAVGERVAVHWGRLCGRLDDAQVSALAAGTARQLELTNRRLAARR, from the coding sequence ATGTTCGCCCGGTACGCCTACGCGCCCAATCGGCTCGGCTACTGCGGTCCGCCCGACGCGGCCGCCCTGCGGGACGGCTCGGAAGACCAGGTGCGCGCGGTGGCGCGCCGTTTCACCGGGGCGTGGCCCTACCTGCGCGTGATGGCGCGGATGACCGGGATCGCCGATCCACTCGACCGCCGCCTCGTCGAGTCCTATTGGCTGGGCGGCGGAGTGGGCGCGGAACTGGACGCAGGCGAGTTCACCGCCGAACTGCTGGCACTGCTCGGCCCCGTCGCCGGTGGATATTGGACGTACTTGACCCCGGAGCTGGCCGAGGAGGCCGCGGCCAATCACTGCTTCCACGTTTTCGGCGTATACCCGTGGTCGCGGCTGTTGCGGCACGGCAACGATCATCCCTTGCGCGTGCTCGACAGCTGCCGGATCACCTGGGGGACCGTGCTGGACCGTACCGGCGCACAGGTCGTGCTGCGCTACCGCGAACTCGACTGGGACGGAGAGCGTCTCGCGCTCTCGGCGGAAACGTCTCGAGCCGTTCCGATCCACGTGGACGGGTATGCGGCGGTGCCGGATGTCGCGGTGGGGGAGCGGGTCGCGGTCCATTGGGGGCGGCTGTGCGGCCGCTTGGACGACGCCCAGGTGAGCGCTCTGGCGGCGGGTACGGCGCGTCAGCTCGAGCTCACCAACCGACGGCTGGCCGCACGACGATGA
- the hrpA gene encoding ATP-dependent RNA helicase HrpA, which translates to MTRTAAPDSRDLRTRLANLSLRDEHRLRRRLDRARGGDLAEVEAEIAAAESRVEARRAAVPEIRYPEQLPVTVRREDIAAAIAEHQVVIVAGETGSGKTTQIPKICLELGRGIRGAIGHTQPRRLAARTVAERIAEELGTELGDVVGYTVRFTDHASERTLVKLMTDGILLAEIQRDRLLRRYDTIIIDEAHERSLNIDFLLGYLEQLLPRRPDLKVIITSATIDPELFARHFADEKGTPAPIVEVSGRSYPVEIRYRPLALELPGAAEDEDDEDTRVVDRDPVDAIGDAVTELFAAGDGDVLVFLSGEREIRDTADALRDLKLPRTEILPLYARLSTAEQHRVFAPHTGRRVVLATNVAETSLTVPGIRYVVDPGTARISRYSMRTKVQRLPIEPVSQASARQRSGRCGRVADGICIRLYSEDDFESRPAFTEPEILRTNLAAVILQMTALGLGDIENFPFVEAPDRRAIRDGIALLEELGALARRDGKSAARTSGDDEAALSLTPIGREMAQLPVDPRMARMLVQAQRNSCLADVLVIVAALSIQDVRERPADQQQAADTKHARFTVDGSDFLAYLRLWDYLGEQRKSLSSNQFRRVCREEFLHYLRIREWQDLHGQLRTITKGLGWSTREEASASAPASAPAAPARPARDAAAAPERKSGGRSRRGRSTRGRDDGRSDTGRDGSATDSAAADDGLPWDSTAIHQALLAGMLSHIGVREAESREFLGARNAKFMIFPGSSLAKKPPRWVMAAELVETSRLWGRMAAKVEPEWAERLAGDLVKRIYSEPHWSAKRGAARAYERVTLYGIPLVTGRPVDYGRIDAELSRELFIRHALVQGEWQTRHEFFHRNRALLEDVADLEHRARRRDILVDDEVLFEFYDKRLPADIVSVRHFDSWWRSARRENPELLDFSTATVVNEGAAALDPAAFPDSWRQGELSFPLSYQFEPGNEDDGVTVRIPVEQLAHVRAVGFDWLVPGMRDELAAALIKTLPKTLRRSVVPAPDFAAAALAALTPRAEPLRAGLARELSKLGSVSIAPTDFDVSALPDHLRMTFAAVDSDGATLARGKSLGALKTQLAEQVSASVARATAGVERPPATVWTSESLGTLAPTVRREVAGQTVTGYPALVAEGDGVAVRVLSSAAEQAAAMRLGTRALLLHALPVSARTATAGLSPADRLALSQNPYGSLEALLDDCRAAAADELLTAAGGPVRDPAEFDALVARIRPDFASAVARFVRSVVPILAGAHQVSVALARTSEGDIADDVHHQLDNLVFRGFVSETGAPRLRELPRYLQAAVARLEALPGSAVRDRQGMAELDRVLAAYDRLLGSLPENRRHAPPVTEIWWMIEEFRVSLFAQKIGTPFPVSAKRIEKAIAAVRR; encoded by the coding sequence ATGACCAGGACAGCCGCCCCCGATTCCCGCGACCTTCGCACCCGCCTGGCGAACCTCTCCCTCCGCGACGAACACCGGCTGCGGCGCAGGCTCGACCGGGCGCGCGGTGGCGACCTGGCCGAGGTGGAAGCCGAGATCGCAGCCGCCGAATCGCGCGTCGAGGCGCGGCGCGCGGCGGTGCCGGAGATCCGCTATCCGGAGCAACTACCGGTCACCGTCCGCCGCGAGGACATCGCCGCGGCCATCGCCGAGCATCAAGTGGTGATCGTCGCCGGCGAGACCGGCTCGGGCAAGACCACCCAGATACCGAAGATCTGCCTCGAACTCGGCCGTGGCATCCGCGGCGCCATCGGGCACACCCAGCCGCGCAGGCTGGCCGCGCGCACCGTGGCCGAACGCATCGCCGAAGAACTGGGCACCGAGCTCGGCGATGTCGTCGGCTACACGGTGCGGTTCACCGATCACGCCTCCGAGCGCACTTTGGTCAAGCTGATGACCGACGGCATCCTGCTCGCCGAGATCCAGCGCGACCGGCTGCTGCGCCGTTACGACACGATCATCATCGATGAGGCGCACGAGCGCAGTCTCAATATCGACTTCCTGCTCGGCTACCTCGAGCAACTGCTCCCCCGCCGGCCCGACCTCAAGGTGATCATCACCTCGGCGACCATCGATCCCGAGCTGTTCGCCCGGCATTTCGCCGACGAGAAAGGCACCCCAGCCCCGATCGTCGAAGTCTCCGGCCGCTCGTACCCGGTGGAGATCCGCTACCGGCCGCTCGCCCTGGAGCTTCCCGGCGCCGCCGAAGACGAAGACGACGAGGACACCCGCGTCGTCGACCGCGATCCGGTGGACGCGATCGGTGACGCGGTGACCGAGTTGTTCGCCGCGGGCGACGGCGACGTGCTGGTGTTCCTGTCCGGCGAACGCGAGATCCGCGACACCGCCGACGCGCTGCGCGACCTGAAGCTGCCGCGCACCGAGATCCTTCCCCTGTACGCCCGGCTGTCCACCGCCGAGCAGCACCGCGTGTTCGCCCCGCATACCGGGCGCAGAGTGGTGCTGGCGACGAACGTCGCGGAGACCTCGCTGACGGTGCCCGGCATCCGGTACGTCGTCGACCCGGGCACAGCGCGCATCTCGCGTTATTCCATGCGCACCAAAGTGCAGCGATTGCCGATCGAACCGGTCTCCCAGGCGTCGGCGCGGCAGCGATCGGGACGCTGCGGCCGCGTCGCCGACGGCATCTGCATCCGGCTGTATTCCGAGGACGATTTCGAATCACGGCCCGCCTTCACCGAACCCGAGATCCTGCGCACCAACCTGGCCGCGGTCATCCTGCAGATGACCGCGCTCGGCCTCGGTGACATCGAGAACTTCCCGTTCGTGGAGGCGCCGGATCGCCGGGCCATCCGCGACGGCATCGCCCTGCTCGAAGAACTCGGCGCACTCGCGCGGCGGGACGGCAAATCCGCCGCACGCACCAGTGGCGACGACGAGGCCGCTCTGTCGCTGACCCCCATCGGCCGCGAGATGGCTCAGCTGCCGGTCGATCCCCGGATGGCGCGGATGCTGGTGCAGGCCCAGCGCAACAGTTGCCTGGCCGACGTCCTCGTCATCGTCGCGGCGCTGTCGATCCAGGATGTCCGGGAGCGGCCCGCGGACCAGCAGCAGGCAGCCGACACCAAACACGCGCGCTTCACCGTCGACGGCTCCGACTTCCTGGCCTACCTGCGGCTGTGGGACTACCTCGGTGAGCAGCGCAAGTCCTTGTCGTCCAACCAGTTCCGGCGTGTGTGCCGGGAGGAGTTTCTGCACTACCTGCGGATCCGGGAGTGGCAGGACCTGCACGGGCAGCTGCGCACGATCACCAAAGGCCTCGGATGGTCGACCCGAGAAGAGGCCTCAGCCTCAGCCCCCGCCTCAGCCCCTGCCGCTCCCGCGCGACCGGCCCGAGACGCCGCGGCGGCACCGGAGCGCAAGTCCGGCGGCAGATCACGCCGGGGCCGGTCCACGCGCGGCCGGGACGACGGGCGGTCCGACACCGGACGGGACGGATCCGCCACCGACTCGGCGGCCGCGGACGACGGACTTCCCTGGGATTCCACCGCCATTCACCAGGCGCTGCTGGCGGGCATGCTGTCGCACATCGGCGTCAGGGAGGCGGAGTCCCGGGAATTCCTCGGCGCGCGCAACGCCAAGTTCATGATCTTCCCCGGTTCGTCGCTGGCGAAGAAGCCGCCCCGCTGGGTGATGGCCGCCGAACTGGTCGAGACCTCGCGGCTGTGGGGCCGGATGGCCGCGAAGGTCGAGCCCGAGTGGGCCGAACGACTCGCCGGCGACCTCGTCAAACGCATCTACTCCGAACCGCACTGGTCGGCCAAGCGGGGTGCGGCGCGGGCCTACGAACGGGTCACGTTGTACGGGATCCCGCTGGTCACCGGCAGGCCGGTGGACTACGGCCGGATCGACGCCGAGTTGTCGCGCGAGCTGTTCATCCGGCATGCGCTGGTGCAGGGCGAGTGGCAGACGCGCCACGAGTTCTTCCACCGCAATCGCGCACTGCTCGAGGACGTCGCCGACCTCGAGCATCGCGCCCGCCGCCGGGACATCCTGGTCGACGACGAGGTGCTGTTCGAGTTCTACGACAAGCGCCTGCCCGCCGACATCGTCTCGGTGCGTCATTTCGACAGCTGGTGGCGCAGCGCGCGACGGGAAAACCCCGAGCTGCTGGATTTCTCCACCGCCACCGTGGTCAACGAGGGTGCGGCCGCGCTGGATCCGGCAGCCTTCCCTGACTCCTGGCGCCAGGGCGAGCTCAGTTTCCCGCTTTCCTACCAGTTCGAGCCGGGCAACGAGGACGACGGCGTCACCGTGCGGATCCCGGTGGAACAGCTCGCGCACGTCCGCGCCGTCGGCTTCGACTGGCTGGTGCCGGGCATGCGCGACGAGCTGGCCGCCGCGCTGATCAAGACGTTGCCGAAGACGTTGCGCCGCAGCGTGGTTCCCGCCCCCGACTTCGCCGCAGCCGCCTTGGCGGCGCTGACCCCGCGCGCGGAGCCGTTGCGCGCCGGACTGGCGCGCGAGCTGTCCAAGCTGGGTTCGGTCTCGATCGCCCCCACCGACTTCGACGTCTCCGCGCTGCCCGATCATCTGCGCATGACCTTCGCGGCCGTCGACAGCGACGGCGCCACACTCGCGCGTGGCAAGAGCCTCGGCGCGCTGAAAACCCAACTCGCCGAGCAGGTCTCCGCGTCGGTCGCCCGGGCAACCGCGGGCGTGGAACGCCCGCCGGCCACGGTGTGGACCTCCGAATCGCTCGGCACGCTCGCGCCGACGGTGCGGCGCGAGGTCGCCGGGCAGACCGTCACCGGGTACCCCGCACTCGTCGCCGAAGGCGACGGCGTCGCGGTCCGGGTGCTCAGCTCCGCCGCGGAGCAGGCCGCCGCGATGCGCCTCGGCACCAGGGCGCTGCTGCTGCACGCGCTGCCCGTGTCGGCCCGCACCGCCACCGCGGGCCTCTCGCCCGCGGATCGTCTTGCCCTGAGCCAGAATCCGTACGGCTCGCTGGAGGCGCTGCTCGACGATTGCCGCGCGGCCGCCGCCGACGAGCTGCTCACCGCGGCGGGCGGACCGGTGCGCGACCCGGCGGAGTTCGACGCGCTCGTCGCCCGGATCCGTCCCGATTTCGCCTCCGCGGTCGCTCGTTTCGTGCGGTCGGTCGTGCCGATTCTCGCCGGCGCCCACCAGGTTTCGGTCGCGCTCGCGCGGACGAGCGAGGGCGATATCGCCGACGACGTCCACCACCAGCTCGATAATCTGGTGTTCCGCGGTTTCGTGTCCGAAACCGGCGCGCCCAGGCTGCGCGAGCTACCCCGCTATCTCCAGGCCGCGGTGGCGCGGCTGGAGGCGTTGCCCGGCTCGGCCGTTCGCGATCGGCAAGGCATGGCCGAACTCGATCGGGTGCTGGCCGCCTACGACCGCTTGCTCGGGTCGCTACCGGAGAACCGCAGACATGCGCCCCCGGTCACCGAGATCTGGTGGATGATCGAGGAGTTCCGCGTCAGCCTGTTCGCACAGAAGATCGGCACCCCGTTTCCGGTGTCCGCCAAGCGCATCGAGAAGGCGATCGCCGCGGTCCGGCGCTGA
- a CDS encoding DUF5134 domain-containing protein, which produces MAQFVQEYAVLRWVVVSAFVVAAVLVLSRVLTPATPSADPADACTETSVAGDISVEHSESDAAHLVMCLVMLGMLLFPSGASPHALRGVLTAMTVVFAGLLLIRAAEYATQGRPLPIDRLVPLGYHIVAAAAMLYAMSGHTASGHAGGPAAGPALGLAALFLLDALLVAFAAWTGWAHTHVPGPLGLLARSSGCVAALTGPAKPWAAVPHVVMDAGTAYMLVTMISS; this is translated from the coding sequence GTGGCGCAGTTCGTGCAGGAGTATGCCGTATTGCGGTGGGTTGTGGTGTCCGCGTTCGTGGTCGCCGCGGTGCTCGTGCTGTCCCGGGTGCTGACTCCGGCGACGCCGTCGGCCGATCCCGCCGACGCATGCACCGAAACCTCTGTGGCTGGCGATATTTCGGTCGAGCACTCCGAGTCCGACGCCGCGCACCTGGTGATGTGCCTGGTCATGCTCGGTATGCTGCTGTTTCCCTCGGGGGCGAGCCCGCACGCGTTGCGTGGTGTGCTGACGGCGATGACCGTGGTCTTCGCCGGACTGCTGCTGATTCGCGCTGCAGAGTACGCCACACAGGGCAGGCCCCTGCCGATCGATCGGTTGGTTCCGCTCGGTTACCACATCGTGGCCGCCGCGGCGATGCTGTACGCGATGTCCGGCCATACGGCCTCCGGCCACGCGGGCGGACCGGCCGCAGGCCCCGCGCTCGGCCTTGCCGCGCTGTTCCTCCTGGACGCCCTCTTGGTCGCCTTCGCCGCCTGGACCGGCTGGGCGCACACGCATGTGCCGGGGCCGCTGGGGTTGCTGGCGCGTTCCAGCGGATGCGTCGCGGCGCTCACCGGTCCCGCGAAACCGTGGGCTGCGGTGCCGCACGTGGTGATGGACGCGGGCACCGCCTACATGCTGGTCACCATGATTTCGAGCTGA